The proteins below come from a single Zea mays cultivar B73 chromosome 8, Zm-B73-REFERENCE-NAM-5.0, whole genome shotgun sequence genomic window:
- the LOC100272780 gene encoding Crocetin glucosyltransferase, chloroplastic, whose translation MPAMVVEEDLIRGAAPEPEPEPHLLVVTFPAQGHINPARHLARRLLRATGARVTVSTAVSALRKMFPGEQAGAEGHRDAAGVWYVPYSDGYDDGFDRDAHDATHYMEQIKLVGAATLGAVLDRLHGVGRPVTLVVYTLLLSWVADVARARSVPAALYWIQPATVLAVYLHFFRATDGVDRAIAAAGGDPWASVRFPGLPPLRVRDLPSFIVSTPENDPYAFVADAFRELVETLGREDKPSVLANTFDAVEPEAAASLREAGVDVVPVGPVVSFLDDAAAGAGGAKNGGNNNDLFKQDGEGYLDWLDAQAPGSVVYISFGSLSVMSKRQIEEVARGMAESGRPFLWVLREDNRSSEGAGAGAAPLADWEGERGMVVGWCDQVRVLSHPAVGCFVTHCGWNSTLESMACGVPVVCVPQWTDQGTNAWLVERIGTGVRAAVSDKDGVLEADELRRCLDFATSEMVRAKAAVWREKARAAASEGGSSEMNLRAFVAKQIAGGKN comes from the coding sequence ATGCCGGccatggtggtggaggaggaTCTCATCAGAGGGGCGGCGCccgagccggagccggagccgcACCTCCTGGTGGTGACCTTCCCGGCGCAGGGCCACATCAACCCGGCGCGCCACCTCGCGCGGCGCCTGCTGCGCGCCACGGGGGCGCGGGTCACCGTCTCCACGGCCGTGTCCGCGCTCCGCAAGATGTTCCCGGGCGAGCAGGCGGGCGCGGAGGGCCACCGCGACGCCGCGGGGGTGTGGTACGTGCCCTACTCCGACGGCTACGACGACGGCTTCGACCGCGACGCGCACGACGCCACGCACTACATGGAGCAGATCAAGCTCGTGGGCGCCGCCACGTTGGGGGCCGTCCTCGACCGCCTCCACGGCGTGGGCCGCCCCGTCACGCTCGTCGTGTACACGCTGCTGCTGTCGTGGGTGGCCGACGTGGCGCGCGCCCGCTCCGTGCCCGCCGCGCTCTACTGGATCCAGCCGGCCACCGTTCTCGCCGTGTACCTCCACTTCTTCCGCGCCACGGACGGCGTCGACCGGGCCATCGCCGCGGCGGGCGGCGACCCGTGGGCGAGCGTCCGGTTCCCGGGCCTCCCGCCGCTCCGCGTCCGCGACCTGCCGTCGTTCATCGTCTCCACCCCCGAGAACGACCCCTACGCGTTCGTCGCCGACGCGTTCCGCGAGCTCGTCGAGACGCTGGGCCGCGAGGACAAGCCCAGCGTGCTCGCCAACACGTTCGACGCGGTGGAGCCCGAGGCGGCGGCGTCGCTGCGGGAGGCTGGCGTGGACGTGGTCCCCGTCGGCCCCGTCGTCTCCTTCCTCGACGACGCGGCGGCAGGGGCCGGCGGCGCCAAGAACGGAGGCAACAACAACGACCTGTTCAAGCAGGACGGCGAGGGCTACCTCGACTGGCTGGACGCGCAGGCGCCGGGCTCCGTGGTGTACATCTCGTTCGGGAGCCTGTCGGTGATGAGCAAGCGGCAGATCGAGGAGGTGGCGCGGGGGATGGCCGAGAGCGGCCGCCCGTTCCTGTGGGTGCTGCGGGAGGACAACCGCAGCAGCgagggcgccggcgccggcgccgcgccGCTGGCCGACTGGGAGGGGGAGCGCGGCATGGTGGTGGGGTGGTGCGACCAGGTGCGGGTGCTGTCGCACCCGGCCGTGGGCTGCTTCGTCACGCACTGCGGGTGGAACTCCACGCTGGAGAGCATGGCGTGCGGCGTCCCTGTCGTGTGCGTGCCGCAGTGGACGGACCAAGGCACCAACGCGTGGCTGGTGGAGCGGATCGGCACCGGCGTCAGGGCCGCCGTCAGCGACAAGGACGGCGTGCTGGAGGCCGACGAGCTGCGGCGGTGCCTCGACTTCGCCACCTCCGAGATGGTGCGCGCCAAGGCCGCCGTGTGGAGGGAGAAGGCGCGCGCCGCCGCGTCGGAAGGCGGCTCGTCGGAGATGAACCTCAGGGCGTTCGTCGCGAAGCAGATCGCCGGCGGCAAGAACTAG